The Scheffersomyces stipitis CBS 6054 chromosome 5, complete sequence genome contains the following window.
ATTGCTCGTAGCCTGGCTTGGTTCTGGACTATTCGCAACTGTATTATGCATAGGAGCCGTCTTTTACCATCTTTGGCACAAGATCACGGGAGAAGAGAAGTTCAATGTTcctggagaagaagagtataaAGCCAACGGTTATGTCCCACGGAAAGCATTTGCTAATTTGGAAAATATGAAGCCATCCAAGGACTTGCGTTACTATGCTCTTGAATTGGGTttggacttggaagaaTATTCTATTACTACAGAAGACGGGTACGTCCTTACATTGCACCATTTAATTGACCCAAAAGAGACGGTTTTGTCCCGTCAGACTAAGAAGCCTATATTGCTTCAGCATGGCTTGCTTTCTTGCTCTGGTGCCTATTTGACTACGGGACGCAATTCGTTGGCTTATTATTTACAGGAGGAAGGCTACGATGTGTGGATGGGTAATAATCGGTCGTGGTTCGAACCCAAGCATACGTATTTAGAAGGTAACTTACTACATAATGAGGAATACTGGGATTGGGATATTCGTGAATTGGCTTACTACGATTTGCCAGCTATAATTGAAAACGTCTTGTCGCATAAACCTCACCACGAAAAGTTGGTTTTAGTAGGACATCTGCAGGGCTGTTGCCAGTCGTTCTTGCTATTAAAGAACGGCAATTTGCTGGCATTTCACGACAAAATCGAGTACTTCTTCCCGTTGGCTCCTGCTGTTTTTCCAGGAGTGTCGTTCCACGATCGGGGGTTTATCCGGTTTATACATAACAGGGGTCCGTTAGCATATAAGTTGTGGTTTGGGTGTTGTTCGTTTATGCGTACATTGAGTCAAGTTCGTTTTTATCTTGCGACTACTAGATTCTACGGGTTTATGACGTATGTAatgttcaaattcttgttcGGGTGGACTGCAAAAAAATGGGGCAAAAACAAGAAGGTATGGCACTTTTGCTTTATCTTCAACGTAACTTATGTATCAGCTAAATTGATGAACTGGTGGTTGAGTTTCTATATCGAAGATGGATTTTCGAACCAGGTCAGACCCAGAAAAGATTACAAGACTGGAGCAAATTACAAGTTTGTTGAAAACACCCAGGAAacagaaaaggaaaaggcTTCCAAAACATTTTTCCCCTTTAAGCAGTCGTGGTTTGACTATTCTGAAACTACGGTGCCAATGGTGATATTTGTGGGAGACGAAGACTACCTCGTAGATGGAAAGAGGCTCGTAACCCACATGAGACACTATGAGCCCAAGTATGAAGAGGGTCGTAATTTGgatattgtagaaattgaaggCTACAACCATGTGGATGTGGTTTGGGCGGAGGATTTGATCGGAATCATAGGAATGGTTATCaccaagaaattgaagtcaTTGGGTGAGATAACGGAAACCAGTCCTGATGCCGAAAAGACCGTACGCTCTGAAAGTAATTAGGGCATGTAATAGACTATAGACATTTAATTAACGTAACAGTAATATAGAAATACATTATGAACTAAAATTAGATAGAGGTTCAAAGCGAAGTACAAAGAGAAAACTGAGAAAGGGCATAGATTCCTAATTGATAAGATGGGAATACTGAGGCAGAAAGTGAAATCATGGACCTGTAAATGCGAGAGATAGTTAATGAATATTTTAGGCTCAGTACAAAGCCAGGTTTTCGAAGGAaatctttggaaaagacAAAGTCACAGGAACAGAGAGACGAAGGATGAATAGTGGGCTCAACAAAGGATGTAATAAGCGAAAAAGTACAAGAGCAGAATCTCGGGAAGAAACCATCAATCGAATAAGAAAATCGGAATAAATGGGACACACCACAAGACTTCATACAAAGAAATTTTATAACCAGACTGctccaagatcaacaagcTACAACCGTGCCCGAGTGGGGCATTCCCCGATTTGGGCGAGAATTTAAGCGAAGGTCAGCTCTTGAGTTCGTGGAAGATTCACCTTCCACATCTTCCAGATGGCAAAGTGAGTGTATGTTCAGTACAGTAAATAGAGTGTTTTGTCCAGAATTACGTTTGGTGAATCAGTGAGAATTTGGCCACCAATACAGTTTATGATTTCGATCTCTCGATGGTGCCATCCAAGAGATCTGGCTCGAAATCTGGGTGCAATTTAGCTTCAAAGTTCCGGAATTCACGATTTTTGCGAGGTCATCATGGCCCAAAACGGCACTAAATGTGGAGCATACGGCATTGCGCATTTTGCGGCATGGATGTGCGGCCGCcagctgaaaaattcgtCTCGGTCACCCCAATTAGGCACTTTCGGTCGGACTCATGGTCTATATAAAGAGGGCCGCTTGCTGGATCACTGAAACGATTTGAAACTGATTATAAACCAGAGTCCAAGTCTGTTTTCTCCTGCTATCACATAATCTGACTGTTTTCGTCTCTTTTCAGGCAAAATGACCGTCGGCGAGAAGATTCCCATCTGGCTCGACTGCGATCCAGGAAACGACGATGCATTTGCGATCTTATTAGCACTTTTTGACCCTCGGTTTGAACTCTTGGGAATATCTACTGTCCACGGGAACGCTCCTTTGTCGTATACAACTCACAACGCCTTGTCGTTATTGGACAGCTTGGGGGTCGAACCCGGAACAGTTAAGGTCTACGCCGGTTCCGAGACTCCTCTTGTCAATGCTCCTCAATCAGCTCCAGAAATCCACGGCACTACGGGTATTGGTGGGGTGGAATTTCCAGAAGTCACGAAAAACAAAGTTGCTACCGATGTCGGCTACTTGGAGGCGATGAAGCAAGCTATCTTGTCCCACGAGAACGAGCTCTGCTTGGTATGCACAGGCACTTTAACCAACGTCTCGAAACTCATCACGGAATGTCCTGCCATTATTCCGAAAATTCGCTACGTATCTATTATGGGTGGTGCCTTCAATTTGGGAAATGTCACTCCATATGCCgagttcaacttctatGCTGACCCACATGCTGCTAAGCATGTGCTTGCTGAGCTTGGCCCTAAAATCATCTTGTCGCCGCTCAATATCACCCATAAGGCTACAGCTACAGAATCAATTCGCAACCAAATGTACGACAGTGAAGACCCACATCGCAACTCTGACATCCGCAATATGTTCTACAGTATCCTCATGTTCTTCTCCCATTCGTATATAAAGAAATACGGCATAACTGAAGGTCCCCCAGTCCATGACCCTCTCGCATTGTACTGCCTTTTGCCATTCCTTCAGCAGGACAAAGATTACAAGTACAAATATTTGAGACGTAAAGTCTCTGTTATCACGGAAGGAGAGCACTCGGGAGAAAGCATTCTATTAAACGGTAACTCGGATCTgtctgtagaagaagaagatggcGTCTACATCGGTCAGGATATCGACGTAGACCAGTTTTGGCGTACTGTCCTCAGAGCGGTGAATGTGGCAGATGTAACCATAAAACAGGAAATAAATGGTGCTCAAAAAGTGATGGTTTAATTCACTTTACGGTAAAGAAACAGGATCAAAATCTAATCAGAACTATATTCAATAGggtttcaagaagaagctcgATGCATTATACATATGGCATTTTACGAACTAATTAATAATGGGTAATTTTGCTACCATTAGCGAGGGTATTATGTAAATTAGTGGCTAGACAAAGGTACTTAAAAGTCAATAGACGAATATAATAATTGAAGAACGtaaatttcgcagccattctCTTCATTTCATGGCAATCGAGGATCCATCCAGATAGTTGTAATATCATTACGGACTGCAAGTAGCACATTCTACCAAGATGGCCCTGATTCATTGAATATATAGAGAAAGCCGTTTTAAAATAGAAACTAGTCTGATGTGATGTGATTTGGCTCCAGATCCTACAAGTCGgcaccttcttcttcaactggaCAGACAAAGGCACCAGCCAAAAAGAGAGCTGGTTCATTCACATTGTGGTGTTGGTAACTCAACACACCTACTCCACCAGCATCAAGCATGAAGGATGGATCTATGTTGATTTCTCTCTCTACCCATCTGGCTGCAAAACACCTCAAGATGTGGCCGTGGGCTACAACAATGATGTCAGACTTGGAATTGGTTCTCAAGGCCTCGGCGTGTATTTCCTTGATTTTACTGATGAATCTGTCCAAACGGGATTTGACTTCAACATGGGTTTCTCcgttttcgcagccatcTCTCCAGATAATCCATCTATCTACATCCTGGTCAAGACCCTTCTTCTTACGGAGATCGATAATCTGTTTGGTGAGCAAGCCTTCATAATCTCCATATTCCCATTCACGaatgtcttcatcaacaataatggGGATTCTAGCCTTTTGAATGTCGTCCACATCTTCGGTCAATAGTTCAGCAGTATGTCTGGCTCTCGTTCTAGGTGAAACAAAGATATGTGAAATATCCTCGGGCTTAATCATCTGGAAAGGAGAAGATCCAATCAAGTGCTTTCCGGTGTTTCTCATCTGTTTTACACCGAAGTCTGTTAAGGGTAAATCGGTCACAGAAGTGTGCTGCCCCGATTTGGACCATTCAGTCTGGCCATGACGGACAAAAATGATTCTGGGAGTATGAGTTTTGGCGGCTGGAgacattgttgaagctgaaaacACTACCAGAGATATAAAGTTGTTGGACTATTGCGATATCAGACAATTGGcttgaaagaagaggaaatgGAGGAGAATGGGTAAGGGCTATAAACGTGGAAAATATAGGGTTTCATCGGAGCACTGTCGATGTCAATGTATTTTGATTCACGTGACTGCTCATGTGACTTTTTGATATTAACCTGCAAAAAATCTACTGAACGGGGTCTATTGGACATCGAGTATGGAAATCTTCGTTCCTTTCCTGGACTACATCCAACCGACACTAACCATCGGCAACAACAGGAGAGCTGGAGTAAAGAGCGCATAGAGCATTGCATCATGTCGACAAAAAACGAGATTGCGCAGAAAATCGTCGCTTTATTGAAGACTTTGCCAAAAGACAGAATTAAGCATTATGCTCTGTTCAaagatgttcaacttgaacgtTTCCAGAATAAGGATTTGGTAGCTGGAATCAGTGAAAAAGACTTAAAGTTGCAGTATGCTTCGCTTCGTGATTTGGTCAACgacaagtacaagaactACTACAAGTTGGACGATAAATTGTTGGTGCCAAAGGGTAACCCTAATTACTATACCAGAATAATGGCAGAGATCAGAGGGGAAAAGAAGACGTCTTTCTTGGATGCCATGAAGATTGTTACCTTTGGAAAGTAgggaaaagaagaaatactTATCATAATGAAAATAATGAAAGAATATCGGGAAATCCTATATGAGAtacagagaaagaaagaagaattacGAACAATGAACGGAAAAGGCGTTGTGATGAAAATTATGACAGAGTAAGTCTTTTAGAGCATCTCATCGAAGCTCTTTATGTTTGCTATtacagaagagaattggaGGAGAATACAGCAATGAAGAGCTGAAATGAATAGATAaataaggaagaagaaggtgaacACTTGTACATAAAAACTTTCAAATGTATAATAGAACTAGATAGATATGGAAAGCCATACGTATGACGATCGTAGTTATCCAAACCGACTATGAAACGGTCCCTTTTCACCTCAAAAGATACAATTTGAGGTATAAGATCACCTCAGATCAGAAATAGTTCCTCGAAAATGTTCTAGGCCGAAGATAGTTCACTTTATAAGTCTTTTTATCGGTCGCTTGGTGTCAGATAAATGCCTTGGTATCGAAAACTTGCTAGCAAAGATCAACCAATCCTCTAACAACTGAAACTACGAACTTGCGACCCATGTGCATATTTTCTCGTATAATGTGCATTGTTCGAAAATCGGTCACAGCAGACagcttcaactccaactaGATGAGCCCACAAATCTCTGCTTGTTTCAGTCTTGTAATCTTCTTATAAAGTTGGAGTCATCACAAATATTCTACTTTGCTATCAGCTTTTCCATGTATTAAGCTATTATTATCAGCTGCAATTGGCACATAGAGCGTAAGCATCACGCAGACAGTAATTTAATCGGTGCGAAACGTTGTCGTGGCTCCAAAAAATTTAGTTTACTCCAGAGTCGGCACCTGCCTTTTCTTGattgattttgcaatttttcattacttatcttcttccatcttTTTGAGAAAACCACTTTCCTTGTAGCCATGGGCTTCTTTGCTGCTGTACGAAGATCTCGTCCGCTTCAGCTCTTCTGCTTGCTAgtggttcttcttgtcaCCTACTGGCTACTTCCTTCCCCGGCTTCTGATTCGTACACTCCAGAACAGTTGAACTCAATTCTCCAGAACAAGGATGAAAGTGTGGTATCCCTTAAGAAAACAGAGCTCAAGGCTCAGAGTTTGATTCGCCCCTTTCTTGACGACTCTACATTCAGACTTAAAAACTGGGACACCGCTGGTAACACTTTGGTGAAGAGCAAGGACTATATTAGATTGACGTCAGAGAGACCTCGTCAAGTCGGAAACATGTTCGCTAAGATGCCCATTCAGGCCGATTCTTTCGAAATGGAATTGACCTTCCATATACATGCAAAGAATCTGCATGGCCTCATTGGCGATGGGCTTGCTGTTTGGTTCATTGACAGAAAGTCGGAAATCGGAGACGTCTTTGGTGCgaaaaacttcttcaacggTTTGAGTATAATGATCGATACCTACAAGAACGGAAAGAGGGGAAACTTTCCCTATgtcaacttgatgttggGGGACGGTCAGAAAAAGTATAATAAGGGAACCGACGGTTATGATACTAGACTTGCCGGTTGTAATGCTGCCAAAAACATCGTCAATCCCGACTCAAAGGAAACCAAGATGAGAATTGTATATGTCAAGAATGGCTACTTGTCCATCGATTTCAACTACAATGGTCGTCATGAAGAATGGGTCAATTGTGTTACTCTCACCGATGTCAAGTTGCCTCCGGTGAAGTACTTGGGCCTTACAGCTGAAACTGGGCAATTGTCCGAAAATGTCGATATCATTGAGAACAGGATCTTTGCCTTATACAAACCAGATGGAACCTTTGTGGAATCGATTGACGAGttgcagaagttgattgaagaCCAGAGCGAACTCGAGGAGGAAGTCAAAGAAGTCGAACAGGAAGTTGACGAACGTAAGACGAAGAACCGTCAAAGATCTCGTttattcaagaagagaaccCCTGAGCAAAAGCGTAAATCTTTGAAACGTTTAGAAAATGCGGCAAAAAGAATCAAGGAAAGGGAAAGAAAACTTCGATTGGAAAAGTACGGCGATGAAGACGCTACTTTCCCTAGAAGAGTGCTTGGTTATACTATCACTGCCATCAAGTTCCTCATTTACATTATAATCGCCATTTTATTGGTGTGGTTTGCTTTTATTGTTTACAGAGTGCACAagcagagaagaagatcaaaagTTACTGGATTATTAGACTGATATTCCAAACCATTTGCATTGCTACAGCGCTAGAAGATTCCTGTTTATAGACCAGTAGGATGTATGTAGCATTAGAACTAAGTTGATAATTTATTAACGACATTAAAATTAAACGATTATTTTTGTATATTTACACTTTTGGATACCCTGGATAAGTCTATgactttctctttctgactCCCTTTGGAGTACTGACTTCAGTAGCTGATGATGTAATGCTCTCGTGACGAAGGAAACTGGATTCCTTGACAGCTTTTTCAAGTAGAGCAGCATCTTCATTAGTAGTGATGATATCAAGTTCAAGGGTTCTTCTAGAAACGCCAAAGAAACTATGGATAAGCTTTTGGATCTTGGTGGAAACTTCCTTGTATGGATTGAGCTCGAGAGATTCGTCCACAATAACAAAGTTCTTAGCAAGTAATGTAGATTCAAATTTCTTGTCGAATGAGTACAGATCGACCACAATCTTGAGCTTGTTGTCATCGACCTTCTTGAcattcttcagtttcacATAGTCCTGATAGATTTCTCTGGCCCTGAAGATACTCCAATCGATCAACAAGTCATCAAAGTCAACTTTGGCGAAAACCTTTCTAATGTGCAATCCAGAGATCTTAACAATGAAGTTCTCAACTGTTGAGTTAACTAAATCCGGGGTAACAGTACAGATAGCAATTGGAGAGTCACGGTAGAGAATGATCTGAGTGTTGACTCCATTTTCATACAATTTGACGTCTTGAGTAGTAGTTGGTTCAGAAGGCAATTCAGAGAAGGTCTTAATGTTGAAGCCGAAGATTTCCCCAGCAAAGCCTTCTTGGATCATTTTGTCAGAGATATATCTCAATTCCTCGCTAACCCAGAAACAAGTGATACCGACGAATCCCATGACAGCTGCCAAAAGGGGAAGGGAAGCTAAAATTTGGAAACGGAAGTCATTggatttgatcaagaacagcaacaactcGACAGGAGAAtcagaaatggaaatgtagTCCCAAAGTTTGTAAGTGAGAACAGTAGGAATGGCAATACTAAATACAATAATGAAGACTGGATGCCAGAATAAGAATCTATTCAATCTGGATTGCAACTGACGGTAA
Protein-coding sequences here:
- a CDS encoding predicted protein (go_function carboxylic ester hydrolase activity~go_process lipid metabolism), which encodes MFEELTPTEKVARHGAVSKYLILLVAWLGSGLFATVLCIGAVFYHLWHKITGEEKFNVPGEEEYKANGYVPRKAFANLENMKPSKDLRYYALELGLDLEEYSITTEDGYVLTLHHLIDPKETVLSRQTKKPILLQHGLLSCSGAYLTTGRNSLAYYLQEEGYDVWMGNNRSWFEPKHTYLEGNLLHNEEYWDWDIRELAYYDLPAIIENVLSHKPHHEKLVLVGHSQGCCQSFLLLKNGNLSAFHDKIEYFFPLAPAVFPGVSFHDRGFIRFIHNRGPLAYKLWFGCCSFMRTLSQVRFYLATTRFYGFMTYVMFKFLFGWTAKKWGKNKKVWHFCFIFNVTYVSAKLMNWWLSFYIEDGFSNQVRPRKDYKTGANYKFVENTQETEKEKASKTFFPFKQSWFDYSETTVPMVIFVGDEDYLVDGKRLVTHMRHYEPKYEEGRNLDIVEIEGYNHVDVVWAEDLIGIIGMVITKKLKSLGEITETSPDAEKTVRSESN
- the URH1 gene encoding uridine nucleosidase (uridine ribohydrolase) yields the protein MTVGEKIPIWLDCDPGNDDAFAILLALFDPRFELLGISTVHGNAPLSYTTHNALSLLDSLGVEPGTVKVYAGSETPLVNAPQSAPEIHGTTGIGGVEFPEVTKNKVATDVGYLEAMKQAILSHENELCLVCTGTLTNVSKLITECPAIIPKIRYVSIMGGAFNLGNVTPYAEFNFYADPHAAKHVLAELGPKIILSPLNITHKATATESIRNQMYDSEDPHRNSDIRNMFYSILMFFSHSYIKKYGITEGPPVHDPLALYCLLPFLQQDKDYKYKYLRRKVSVITEGEHSGESILLNGNSDSSVEEEDGVYIGQDIDVDQFWRTVLRAVNVADVTIKQEINGAQKVMV
- the GPM2 gene encoding phosphoglycerate mutase (go_function catalytic activity~go_process metabolism): MSPAAKTHTPRIIFVRHGQTEWSKSGQHTSVTDLPLTDFGVKQMRNTGKHLIGSSPFQMIKPEDISHIFVSPRTRARHTAELLTEDVDDIQKARIPIIVDEDIREWEYGDYEGLLTKQIIDLRKKKGLDQDVDRWIIWRDGCENGETHVEVKSRLDRFISKIKEIHAEALRTNSKSDIIVVAHGHILRCFAARWVEREINIDPSFMLDAGGVGVLSYQHHNVNEPALFLAGAFVCPVEEEGADL
- a CDS encoding predicted protein, whose translation is MSTKNEIAQKIVALLKTLPKDRIKHYASFKDVQLERFQNKDLVAGISEKDLKLQYASLRDLVNDKYKNYYKLDDKLLVPKGNPNYYTRIMAEIRGEKKTSFLDAMKIVTFGK
- a CDS encoding predicted protein (go_component membrane), with translation MGFFAAVRRSRPLQLFCLLVVLLVTYWLLPSPASDSYTPEQLNSILQNKDESVVSLKKTELKAQSLIRPFLDDSTFRLKNWDTAGNTLVKSKDYIRLTSERPRQVGNMFAKMPIQADSFEMELTFHIHAKNSHGLIGDGLAVWFIDRKSEIGDVFGAKNFFNGLSIMIDTYKNGKRGNFPYVNLMLGDGQKKYNKGTDGYDTRLAGCNAAKNIVNPDSKETKMRIVYVKNGYLSIDFNYNGRHEEWVNCVTLTDVKLPPVKYLGLTAETGQLSENVDIIENRIFALYKPDGTFVESIDELQKLIEDQSELEEEVKEVEQEVDERKTKNRQRSRLFKKRTPEQKRKSLKRLENAAKRIKERERKLRLEKYGDEDATFPRRVLGYTITAIKFLIYIIIAILLVWFAFIVYRVHKQRRRSKVTGLLD
- a CDS encoding predicted protein encodes the protein MAIQKVVDLNKPLDADAKATLEKSSLKPELAQAALALHGDRYRQLQSRLNRFLFWHPVFIIVFSIAIPTVLTYKLWDYISISDSPVELLSFLIKSNDFRFQILASLPLLAAVMGFVGITCFWVSEELRYISDKMIQEGFAGEIFGFNIKTFSELPSEPTTTQDVKLYENGVNTQIILYRDSPIAICTVTPDLVNSTVENFIVKISGLHIRKVFAKVDFDDLLIDWSIFRAREIYQDYVKSKNLKIVVDSYSFDKKFESTLLAKNFVIVDESLELNPYKEVSTKIQKLIHSFFGVSRRTLELDIITTNEDAALLEKAVKESSFLRHESITSSATEVSTPKGVRKRKS